The following coding sequences lie in one Kribbella sp. NBC_00709 genomic window:
- a CDS encoding PHP domain-containing protein gives MTDKAGVADAVAALRAIGYYLERDRQPTHRVKAYRRAADTIAALPAAEVRARRRAGTLTELAGIGPKTEAVIVEAMDGATPSYLVKLEEAAGELTTAGKRMRADLKADLHLHSEWSDGGSPIEEMARTAHRLGHSYIALTDHSPRLTVANGLSRERRLQQLEVVAELNKKLADELDGFQILNGIEVDINEDGTLDCDTEILARLDVVVASVHSKLRMASEPMTERMVRAIANPHVDILGHCTGRLITGGRGTRPESEFDPEVVFEACRQFGTAVEINSRPERLDPPKRLLSLAVEMDCIFSIDTDAHAPGQLDWQVYGCERAEDCGVTPDRVINTWDQQQLLEWTA, from the coding sequence ATGACGGACAAGGCGGGTGTGGCGGATGCGGTCGCGGCGTTGCGGGCCATCGGGTACTACCTCGAGCGGGACCGGCAGCCGACGCATCGCGTGAAGGCGTACCGGCGGGCCGCCGACACGATCGCCGCACTGCCGGCCGCCGAGGTGCGCGCCCGCCGCCGCGCCGGGACGCTGACCGAGCTGGCCGGCATCGGCCCGAAGACCGAGGCCGTCATCGTCGAGGCGATGGACGGCGCCACCCCGTCGTACCTGGTCAAGTTGGAGGAGGCCGCCGGCGAGCTGACGACCGCGGGCAAGCGGATGCGGGCGGACCTGAAGGCGGACCTGCATCTGCATTCGGAGTGGTCCGACGGTGGGAGCCCGATCGAGGAGATGGCGCGTACGGCGCACCGCCTCGGCCACTCGTACATCGCGCTGACCGACCACTCGCCGCGGCTGACCGTCGCCAACGGGCTCTCCCGGGAGCGCCGGCTCCAGCAGCTCGAGGTCGTTGCCGAACTCAACAAGAAGCTGGCCGACGAGCTGGACGGCTTCCAGATCCTGAACGGGATCGAGGTCGACATCAACGAGGACGGCACGCTCGACTGCGACACCGAGATCCTGGCCAGGCTGGATGTCGTGGTCGCCAGCGTGCACTCGAAGCTCCGGATGGCCTCGGAGCCGATGACCGAGCGGATGGTCCGCGCGATCGCGAACCCACATGTCGACATCCTCGGTCACTGCACCGGCCGGTTGATCACCGGCGGCCGGGGCACGCGTCCCGAGTCGGAGTTCGACCCCGAGGTGGTGTTCGAGGCCTGCCGTCAGTTCGGTACGGCGGTCGAGATCAACTCCCGCCCCGAACGCCTCGACCCGCCCAAGCGCCTGCTCTCACTGGCCGTCGAGATGGACTGCATCTTCTCCATCGACACCGACGCACACGCGCCCGGCCAGCTCGACTGGCAGGTCTACGGCTGCGAACGCGCCGAGGACTGCGGCGTCACCCCTGACCGGGTCATCAACACCTGGGACCAGCAGCAACTCCTTGAATGGACCGCATGA
- a CDS encoding PucR family transcriptional regulator encodes MAWGSGVYGRFVVKGTKAHLARAERLQGATGALATAAMAAMDAKLPWFGTLSAQDRSWIGLVAQSGISAFVEWFRDPDAHSSMPTRIFGSAPREFTRVISLHQTVDLVRTTIETIETTIGTLLPPDDVPIVHEAIQRYAREVAFAAATVYAQAAEMRGAWDARLEALLVDSVIRGEADESVRSRASALGWTGAAGTTGSAEVAVVVGRAQTTDTTSNLADMVRQAAREAGADALCAIQGDRLVVVLGGTSKPVEIVQKLAHWFGPGPIVVGPVVKDLMSAVTSARAAVAGLRAAAAWPAAPRPVQADELLPERSLSGDGHARRQLANEIYGPLTVGDGVLLDTVSAYLDSGGSIEATARAMFIHANTVRYRLKRVADITAYNPLDPRDAFTLRVALTLGRLLNPEPGSAVL; translated from the coding sequence ATGGCCTGGGGATCCGGGGTCTATGGTCGGTTCGTGGTGAAGGGGACGAAGGCGCATCTGGCGCGGGCGGAGCGGTTGCAGGGGGCGACCGGTGCGCTGGCGACCGCGGCGATGGCTGCGATGGACGCGAAGCTGCCGTGGTTCGGGACGTTGTCGGCGCAGGACCGGTCCTGGATCGGGCTGGTGGCGCAGTCGGGGATCTCGGCGTTCGTCGAATGGTTCCGCGACCCGGACGCGCACTCCTCGATGCCGACCCGGATCTTCGGGTCCGCGCCGCGCGAGTTCACCCGGGTGATCTCGCTGCACCAGACGGTCGACCTGGTCCGGACGACGATCGAGACCATCGAGACCACCATCGGCACGCTGCTCCCGCCCGACGACGTGCCGATCGTGCACGAGGCAATCCAGCGGTACGCCCGCGAGGTCGCGTTCGCGGCCGCCACCGTCTACGCCCAGGCCGCCGAGATGCGCGGCGCCTGGGACGCCCGGCTGGAAGCCCTGCTCGTCGACTCCGTGATCCGCGGCGAGGCCGACGAGTCGGTCCGCTCCCGCGCCTCGGCCCTCGGCTGGACCGGAGCGGCAGGTACGACGGGCTCGGCCGAGGTCGCCGTCGTGGTCGGACGGGCCCAGACCACCGACACCACGTCGAACCTGGCAGACATGGTCCGGCAGGCCGCCCGCGAGGCCGGTGCTGACGCACTGTGCGCGATCCAGGGCGACCGCCTGGTCGTGGTACTCGGCGGTACGAGCAAACCTGTGGAGATCGTACAAAAACTCGCCCATTGGTTTGGACCCGGTCCGATCGTCGTCGGCCCGGTCGTGAAGGACCTGATGTCCGCCGTGACCTCGGCCCGGGCCGCCGTCGCCGGCCTCCGGGCCGCAGCCGCCTGGCCGGCCGCGCCACGGCCCGTGCAGGCCGACGAACTGCTCCCGGAACGGTCACTCTCCGGAGACGGCCACGCCCGCCGTCAGCTCGCCAACGAGATCTACGGCCCGCTCACCGTGGGCGATGGCGTGCTCCTCGACACCGTTTCGGCGTACCTCGACTCGGGCGGATCGATCGAGGCGACGGCACGGGCGATGTTCATCCACGCCAATACCGTCCGGTACCGGCTGAAGCGTGTGGCCGACATCACGGCGTACAACCCGCTCGATCCCCGCGACGCTTTCACACTGCGTGTCGCACTGACCTTGGGTCGCCTGCTGAATCCCGAGCCGGGTAGCGCCGTTTTGTAG
- a CDS encoding flavin-containing monooxygenase: MNTIIIGAGQAGLATGYHLQRLGEPFTILDGGARVGDQWRSHWDSLKLYSPAKYDGLPGLPFPGEPWHYPGKDEVADYLASYAERFDLPIRPNTRVDKLERLDDQWILTVGREQLTADNVVVATGTFGRTPYLPDFAVDLDPAIRQLHSSEYQRPEQLKDGAALVVGGSHSGTDIAYEVAQTHGTILCGRDPGQVPFTPGRPSQAFFWPVMLFAWRHVLNRRTPMGRKEMEHVRHHGGPMIRVKRADLLERGVERVPARVTGAQDGLPMLADGRVLDVANVVWATGFRQAFDWIKMPVVGADGWPREFRGVAENAPGLFFCGLSFQYAFSSMVLPGVGRDAAYVAKRIVARVSTERSLAAA; this comes from the coding sequence ATGAACACGATCATCATCGGCGCGGGACAGGCCGGGCTCGCCACCGGTTACCACCTACAGCGGCTCGGTGAGCCGTTCACGATCCTCGACGGCGGCGCGCGGGTGGGAGACCAGTGGCGGTCGCACTGGGACAGCCTGAAGCTCTACTCGCCGGCGAAGTACGACGGACTGCCCGGCCTCCCGTTCCCGGGCGAGCCGTGGCACTACCCGGGCAAGGACGAGGTCGCCGACTACCTCGCGTCGTACGCCGAGCGCTTCGACCTGCCGATCCGGCCGAACACCCGGGTCGACAAGCTCGAGCGGCTCGACGACCAATGGATCCTCACCGTCGGGCGCGAGCAGCTCACCGCCGACAACGTCGTGGTCGCCACCGGCACCTTCGGGCGTACGCCGTACCTCCCGGACTTCGCGGTGGACCTGGACCCGGCGATCCGGCAGCTGCACTCGTCGGAGTACCAGCGGCCGGAGCAGCTCAAGGACGGAGCGGCTCTGGTCGTCGGCGGCTCGCACTCCGGCACCGACATCGCGTACGAGGTCGCGCAGACGCACGGGACGATCCTGTGCGGCCGCGATCCCGGACAGGTGCCGTTCACGCCCGGCCGGCCCAGCCAGGCCTTCTTCTGGCCGGTCATGTTGTTCGCATGGCGGCATGTGCTCAACCGCCGGACGCCGATGGGCCGAAAGGAGATGGAGCACGTCCGGCACCACGGCGGCCCGATGATCCGGGTCAAGCGGGCCGACCTGCTCGAGCGAGGGGTCGAGCGGGTGCCGGCACGGGTCACGGGAGCGCAGGACGGTCTGCCGATGCTGGCGGACGGCCGGGTGCTGGACGTCGCGAACGTGGTCTGGGCGACCGGGTTCCGGCAGGCGTTCGACTGGATCAAGATGCCGGTCGTCGGCGCGGACGGCTGGCCGCGCGAGTTCCGCGGGGTCGCGGAGAACGCACCCGGTCTGTTCTTCTGCGGGCTGTCGTTCCAGTACGCCTTCAGTTCGATGGTGCTGCCGGGTGTCGGCCGGGACGCGGCGTACGTCGCCAAGCGGATCGTGGCGCGGGTCAGCACCGAGCGGAGTCTTGCCGCCGCGTGA
- a CDS encoding peptide MFS transporter: MSGTQQVAAERTFFGHPRGLMTLFTTELWERFSYYGMRAILLLYLTDQAHGLGLGQSLGQAVVSIYGASVYLLSVLGGWFADRVFGARRTVLYGGTVIVAGHLCLAIPSTGPAYFGIALVALGTGLLKPNVSTMVGTLYEQGDPRRDSAFSIFYMGINIGSFTAPFVVGFLRREFGFHMAFAAAAVGMTLALIAYLLGRRTLHGRGDTPPNPLTAEDRPTMIKVSVAVLALLAAVFAWSAWRSGGLGPKPVVDAISYLCFLAPIAYFVMLLRSPLVTPVERRRVRAYIPLFVAAMLFFMLFEQAATTLTSFAADRTQLKLLGTEISPEFFQSVNPFSIIVLAPVFAVIWIRLGDRAPSIGQKFATGLLLAGISFAVMALASSVAGDNLASPLWLVGVYVIQTLGELFLSPVGLAATTVLAPRAFLSQMMALWFLAPAAGQAITAQLVQATEGASDTAYFGGLAIVTIVVAVVVFALSPWIRRHTDLRQTS; encoded by the coding sequence ATGTCCGGAACGCAACAGGTCGCGGCCGAGAGGACGTTCTTCGGGCATCCGCGCGGATTGATGACGCTGTTCACCACCGAGTTGTGGGAGCGGTTCAGCTACTACGGGATGCGCGCGATCCTGTTGCTGTACCTGACCGACCAGGCCCACGGGCTCGGTCTCGGGCAGTCGCTCGGACAGGCCGTGGTGTCGATCTACGGCGCCTCGGTGTACCTGCTCTCGGTCCTCGGCGGCTGGTTCGCGGACCGGGTCTTCGGCGCTCGGCGCACGGTCCTGTACGGCGGGACCGTGATCGTCGCCGGGCACCTGTGCCTCGCGATCCCGTCCACCGGCCCGGCGTACTTCGGGATCGCGTTGGTTGCCCTGGGCACGGGTCTGCTGAAGCCGAACGTGTCGACGATGGTCGGCACGCTGTACGAGCAGGGCGATCCGCGGCGGGACTCGGCGTTCTCGATCTTCTACATGGGGATCAACATCGGCTCGTTCACGGCGCCGTTCGTGGTCGGGTTCCTGCGCCGGGAGTTCGGGTTCCACATGGCCTTCGCGGCGGCCGCGGTCGGGATGACGCTGGCGCTGATCGCGTACCTGCTCGGCCGCCGGACGCTGCACGGCCGCGGCGACACCCCGCCGAACCCGCTGACCGCCGAGGACCGGCCGACGATGATCAAGGTCTCGGTCGCGGTGCTGGCGCTGCTCGCGGCCGTTTTCGCCTGGTCTGCCTGGCGATCCGGCGGTCTCGGGCCGAAGCCGGTCGTCGACGCGATCTCGTACCTGTGCTTCCTGGCGCCGATCGCGTACTTCGTGATGCTGCTGCGAAGCCCCCTGGTCACGCCGGTCGAGCGTCGGCGGGTCCGCGCGTACATCCCGCTGTTCGTCGCGGCGATGCTGTTCTTCATGCTGTTCGAGCAGGCGGCGACCACGCTGACGTCGTTCGCGGCCGACCGTACCCAACTGAAGCTGCTCGGAACAGAGATCTCGCCGGAGTTCTTCCAGTCGGTCAACCCGTTCTCGATCATCGTGCTGGCGCCGGTGTTCGCGGTGATCTGGATCAGACTGGGCGACCGGGCGCCGTCGATCGGCCAGAAGTTCGCGACCGGGCTGCTGCTGGCGGGGATCTCGTTCGCAGTGATGGCGCTCGCGTCGTCGGTTGCCGGGGACAACCTTGCGTCGCCGCTCTGGCTGGTCGGCGTCTACGTGATCCAGACCCTCGGCGAGCTGTTCCTCTCCCCGGTCGGACTCGCCGCGACCACCGTGCTGGCACCGCGCGCGTTCCTGAGCCAGATGATGGCCCTGTGGTTCCTCGCGCCGGCCGCCGGGCAGGCGATCACCGCCCAGCTCGTGCAGGCCACCGAAGGCGCGTCGGACACGGCGTACTTCGGCGGCCTGGCGATCGTCACCATCGTGGTCGCGGTCGTCGTGTTCGCCTTGTCACCGTGGATCCGGCGGCACACCGACCTACGACAAACCTCGTAG
- a CDS encoding GNAT family N-acetyltransferase, which produces MPELIEPTVELRDSFLESSREWGEEHQDGAGLWEADDLTTAEGFADWTERLRRQSDSVDITPDRVPATYWWIVEDGNYLGAISLRHALNEKLAAGGGHIGYGVRPSARGRGLATWALAQVLDRARARGMDRVMVSCDDGNVASARTIERNGGVLEDVGETWLGLTRRYWIEL; this is translated from the coding sequence ATGCCTGAATTGATCGAGCCGACCGTCGAACTGCGTGACTCCTTCCTGGAGTCGTCCCGCGAGTGGGGTGAAGAGCACCAGGACGGCGCCGGGCTGTGGGAGGCCGACGATCTGACCACGGCCGAAGGATTCGCGGATTGGACCGAGCGCTTGCGCCGGCAGAGCGACTCCGTCGACATCACGCCGGACCGGGTGCCGGCGACGTACTGGTGGATCGTTGAGGATGGCAACTACCTGGGCGCGATCTCGCTGCGGCACGCGCTCAACGAGAAGCTGGCCGCCGGCGGTGGGCACATCGGGTACGGCGTACGTCCGTCGGCCCGCGGTCGCGGCCTGGCTACCTGGGCACTCGCGCAGGTCCTCGACCGGGCCCGCGCCCGCGGCATGGACCGAGTGATGGTCAGCTGCGACGACGGCAACGTGGCGTCGGCGCGGACGATCGAGCGCAACGGCGGCGTACTCGAGGACGTGGGCGAGACCTGGCTGGGCCTGACCCGCCGCTACTGGATCGAGCTCTAG
- a CDS encoding acyltransferase domain-containing protein, giving the protein MLVIVAPGQGAQTPGFLEPWLADPVFESRLNWLSAVAGLDLAHYGTEADADTVRDTAIAQPLLVASSMLAALAVFPHPTDAFTKVGAVAGHSVGELAAAAGTGVLTAEQAMVLVRERGKAMAAAAAQTATSMTAVLGGDREEILAKLAEHGLTAANDNGPGQIVAAGTVEELAALAADPPAKTRLIPLSVAGAFHTKHMEPAVQTLAKYATAISTHDPRTRLISNRDGHVVHDGRDVLRRLVNQVNAPVRWDLCMQTMADLDVTGILELPPAGTLTGIARRALKGVETFALKTPDQLDDARAFVDKHGSPSEIDASPTWRLLVAPIKGTFTREVDVRRESGDTVTAGEVVAKVASLRDEVEVSAPHGGIVVEWLAEEGDPVAPGQPLVRLHPAGSSS; this is encoded by the coding sequence GTGCTCGTCATCGTCGCGCCCGGTCAGGGTGCCCAGACCCCAGGATTCCTCGAGCCGTGGCTGGCGGATCCCGTGTTCGAGAGCCGGCTGAACTGGCTCTCCGCGGTGGCCGGTCTCGACCTCGCCCACTACGGCACCGAAGCCGACGCGGACACGGTCCGCGATACCGCGATCGCGCAGCCGCTGCTGGTCGCGTCCAGCATGCTGGCCGCGCTGGCGGTGTTCCCGCACCCGACCGACGCCTTCACCAAGGTTGGCGCGGTCGCCGGTCACAGCGTCGGTGAGCTCGCCGCCGCTGCCGGCACCGGTGTGCTGACCGCCGAGCAGGCGATGGTCCTGGTCCGCGAGCGCGGCAAGGCGATGGCCGCCGCGGCGGCGCAGACCGCGACCTCGATGACCGCTGTCCTGGGCGGTGACCGCGAGGAGATTCTGGCCAAGCTCGCCGAGCACGGACTGACCGCGGCCAACGACAACGGCCCCGGCCAGATCGTTGCCGCCGGCACCGTCGAGGAGCTGGCCGCGCTGGCCGCGGACCCGCCGGCCAAGACCCGGCTGATCCCGCTGTCGGTCGCCGGCGCCTTCCACACCAAGCACATGGAGCCGGCCGTCCAGACGCTGGCGAAGTACGCGACCGCAATCAGCACCCACGACCCGCGGACCCGCCTGATCTCGAACCGCGACGGCCACGTCGTCCACGACGGCCGGGACGTCCTGCGGCGGCTCGTCAACCAGGTGAACGCGCCCGTCCGCTGGGACCTGTGCATGCAGACCATGGCGGACCTCGACGTGACCGGCATCCTCGAGCTGCCGCCGGCGGGCACGCTGACCGGTATCGCCCGGCGCGCCCTGAAGGGTGTCGAGACGTTCGCGCTGAAGACGCCGGACCAGCTCGACGACGCCCGCGCGTTCGTGGACAAACACGGCAGCCCGTCCGAGATCGACGCCTCCCCGACCTGGCGCCTGCTGGTCGCCCCGATCAAGGGCACGTTCACCCGCGAGGTCGACGTACGCCGGGAGTCCGGCGACACCGTCACGGCCGGCGAGGTCGTGGCGAAGGTCGCGAGCCTGCGCGACGAGGTCGAGGTGAGCGCGCCGCACGGCGGCATCGTGGTCGAGTGGCTGGCCGAGGAGGGCGACCCGGTCGCCCCAGGACAGCCGCTGGTCCGCCTGCACCCCGCGGGGAGCAGCTCATGA
- a CDS encoding helix-turn-helix transcriptional regulator produces MGIVDDLQRARIAFERRDWAAAYERLTAADGEPAAVGLGADDLMTLAMAAFLLGDIDACIRALQRGYRLRIDNGEVLGAVRFAYWLARVLNGRGEAAIGTGWAARAERLLADYPDDVVERGYLLIHDFFRRLDRGDFAGGLAVGEEMVSVARRHGDPDLLAQGLVCKGRLLMYSGQVPEGLATLDEAMVGVAAGELSPVFAGTVYCAMIDACQEVLDFARASAWTTALTRWCDTQPDLVPFTGQCAVHRGQILRLHAAYPEALAEFEDACRRYAALGSDAAAGLALSERGDVLRIRGEYVAAEASYDEAASYGHDAQPGRALLMMARGRVPGAVAAVRRMLAETNDPVHRSRMLAGAVEVLLAGDALREAEDAAGQLSTIADGFGCMGLRASAAYCLALVALAGEDPDRALPQARLAVQLWGELRAPYEVAQAKVLVGRAVRMLGDEDSATAELTAACRTFAEIGTVPARQEADKLIGRSTTGGLTGRELDVLRLVAVGNSNAEIAVRLVLSDKTVARHLTNIFAKLDVPSRTAAAAYARDHDLL; encoded by the coding sequence ATGGGCATTGTCGACGATCTGCAGCGAGCCCGGATCGCGTTCGAGCGACGCGACTGGGCCGCTGCGTACGAGCGCCTGACCGCGGCCGACGGCGAACCGGCGGCGGTCGGTCTCGGGGCGGACGATCTGATGACGCTCGCGATGGCCGCGTTCCTGCTGGGCGACATCGACGCCTGCATCCGGGCGCTGCAGCGGGGCTACCGGCTGCGGATCGACAACGGCGAGGTCCTGGGCGCGGTGCGGTTCGCGTACTGGCTGGCCCGGGTGCTGAACGGGCGCGGGGAGGCCGCGATCGGCACCGGCTGGGCTGCCCGGGCCGAACGGCTGCTGGCCGACTATCCCGACGATGTGGTGGAGCGGGGTTACCTGCTGATCCACGACTTCTTCCGCCGCCTTGATCGCGGCGACTTCGCGGGCGGGCTCGCCGTCGGTGAGGAGATGGTCAGCGTGGCGCGCCGGCACGGTGATCCGGACCTGCTGGCGCAGGGCCTGGTCTGCAAGGGCCGGCTGCTGATGTACTCCGGCCAGGTGCCGGAAGGCCTCGCCACGCTGGACGAGGCGATGGTCGGTGTCGCGGCCGGAGAGCTCTCACCGGTCTTCGCCGGCACGGTCTACTGCGCGATGATCGACGCGTGTCAGGAGGTCCTCGACTTCGCGCGGGCCTCGGCGTGGACGACGGCGCTCACGCGCTGGTGCGACACCCAGCCGGACCTGGTGCCATTCACCGGACAGTGCGCCGTACATCGCGGGCAGATCCTGCGGCTGCACGCGGCGTACCCGGAGGCGTTGGCGGAGTTCGAGGACGCATGCCGTCGGTACGCGGCGTTGGGGTCCGACGCGGCGGCGGGGCTGGCGTTGAGCGAGCGCGGCGACGTACTGCGGATCCGCGGTGAGTACGTTGCGGCGGAGGCGTCGTACGACGAGGCGGCCAGCTACGGGCACGACGCGCAGCCCGGGCGCGCGCTGTTGATGATGGCGCGCGGGCGCGTCCCGGGCGCGGTTGCCGCCGTACGCCGGATGCTCGCGGAGACGAACGACCCGGTGCATCGCTCGCGGATGCTGGCCGGTGCGGTCGAGGTGCTGCTCGCAGGTGACGCGCTGCGCGAGGCCGAGGATGCGGCCGGGCAGTTGTCGACGATCGCCGACGGGTTCGGGTGCATGGGGTTGCGCGCGTCGGCGGCGTACTGCTTGGCCTTGGTGGCGTTGGCGGGTGAGGATCCCGATCGCGCGCTGCCGCAGGCACGGCTGGCGGTACAGCTGTGGGGCGAACTGCGGGCGCCGTACGAGGTGGCGCAGGCGAAGGTGCTGGTGGGGCGAGCGGTCCGGATGCTCGGCGACGAGGACTCGGCGACTGCCGAACTGACCGCGGCCTGCCGGACGTTCGCGGAGATCGGTACGGTCCCGGCGCGCCAGGAGGCCGACAAGCTGATCGGCCGCAGTACCACGGGCGGGCTCACCGGGCGAGAGCTGGACGTCCTACGGTTGGTTGCGGTCGGCAACAGTAATGCCGAGATCGCGGTCCGGCTGGTGCTGAGCGACAAGACGGTGGCCCGGCATCTCACCAACATCTTCGCGAAGCTCGACGTACCGTCCCGGACGGCGGCCGCGGCGTACGCGCGCGACCACGACCTGCTGTGA
- a CDS encoding pirin family protein: protein MSDLEKDPAEVVGTGDCEGPALEMLEGREVVLGRSTTVRRLLPNKNRRMVGAWCFVDHYGPDDLTRRVDPYDVPGERGMQVPPHPHTSLQTVSWLFEGEIEHRDSVGSHAFVRPGELNIMTAGNGIAHSEISTPTAPPMLHGAQLWVALPDSVRTTTPPAFNAYADLPQLDFDGAHATVMIGTVAGVTSPAPAFTPLVGADITTEPGRTLALPLTPSNEYAVLVVDGSLSVGDLSPGFGEMVYLGAGRESIELVASDNGVRFLLLGGEPFEEQLVMWWNFIGRSHEEIVAARRSWQDAISAAGNDRFKLVPGYEGDPLPAPPLPVTTLKPRPRSR, encoded by the coding sequence ATGAGTGATCTCGAGAAGGATCCGGCCGAAGTCGTCGGCACCGGGGACTGCGAAGGACCTGCGCTGGAGATGCTCGAAGGGCGCGAGGTGGTGCTCGGACGATCGACGACGGTACGGCGCCTACTGCCCAACAAGAACCGCCGCATGGTCGGCGCATGGTGCTTCGTCGATCACTACGGACCGGATGATCTGACCCGTCGCGTCGACCCGTACGACGTACCGGGGGAGCGTGGCATGCAGGTCCCACCGCACCCGCACACCAGTCTGCAGACGGTCAGCTGGCTGTTCGAGGGCGAGATCGAGCACCGCGACAGCGTCGGATCGCACGCGTTCGTGCGACCGGGCGAGCTCAACATCATGACCGCGGGCAACGGGATCGCGCACTCCGAGATCTCCACCCCGACCGCACCGCCCATGCTGCACGGCGCCCAACTCTGGGTCGCCCTGCCGGACTCGGTGCGGACGACGACCCCGCCGGCCTTCAACGCGTACGCGGACCTGCCGCAGCTCGACTTCGACGGCGCCCACGCCACGGTGATGATCGGCACCGTTGCCGGTGTCACCTCGCCGGCGCCCGCGTTCACGCCGCTCGTCGGCGCGGACATCACGACCGAGCCGGGCCGCACGCTGGCCCTCCCGCTCACCCCGTCCAACGAGTATGCCGTACTCGTCGTCGACGGATCGCTCTCGGTCGGGGACCTGAGCCCGGGCTTCGGCGAGATGGTCTACCTCGGCGCCGGCCGCGAGTCGATCGAGCTAGTTGCCTCCGACAACGGTGTGCGCTTCCTGCTGCTCGGCGGCGAGCCGTTCGAGGAGCAGCTCGTCATGTGGTGGAACTTCATCGGCCGCTCCCATGAGGAGATCGTTGCCGCCCGCCGGTCCTGGCAGGACGCGATCAGTGCCGCCGGCAACGACCGCTTCAAGCTGGTCCCCGGCTACGAGGGCGACCCGCTCCCGGCCCCGCCGCTGCCCGTCACCACCCTCAAACCGCGACCGCGGTCACGCTGA